The following proteins are encoded in a genomic region of Gouania willdenowi chromosome 6, fGouWil2.1, whole genome shotgun sequence:
- the LOC114465973 gene encoding transcription termination factor 2, mitochondrial-like, with amino-acid sequence MLRVSSASLCCYCQRMKLLLSPSSVSSSSYSRRPENQRTLDSLYELSVDVRKVRKSKGWVLSESTAFVSETTSILREMGANTAVIAHILEDHPEAVLCRPAHVLAQRDLWVSVCPNKRDLMNIVEKFPASFFTLTHHENQRANIVYLRSLRLNKRIISRLMASAPQSFSRPVERNQEVIHTLRETYLDLGGDENNVRVWLQKLLSQNPYILLRPAEAWRDSLGFLWDQGFSTEELLSLVSSLRASISELEPQAMLQALTYIQAALDCSKEELKHILLRCPALLYYAPPTLMERFQGLMDVGVTMEQVKASPNVLELTPQIVLYRIHKLASYGYDVRSGSLDVIVGTKKDFETSYDKLSLRQQRPLFNPVAPLRSAEEE; translated from the coding sequence ATGCTTCGTGTAAGCTCCGCCTCCCTGTGCTGTTACTGCCAGAGGATGAAGCTGCTCCTCTCACCCTCCTccgtctcctcctcctcgtACAGCCGCAGACCGGAGAACCAGCGAACTCTGGACTCTCTGTACGAGCTGTCGGTGGACGTGAGGAAAGTGCGTAAGTCCAAAGGTTGGGTTCTGTCTGAGAGCACGGCGTTCGTGTCTGAAACCACCTCCATACTCAGAGAGATGGGCGCTAACACTGCCGTCATTGCCCACATCCTGGAGGACCACCCTGAGGCCGTCCTGTGCCGCCCCGCCCATGTCCTCGCCCAGCGAGACCTGTGGGTGTCCGTGTGTCCCAACAAGCGAGACTTGATGAACATTGTCGAGAAGTTTCCGGCCTCGTTTTTCACACTGACTCATCACGAGAACCAGCGAGCTAACATCGTCTACCTGCGGAGCCTTCGCCTCAACAAACGCATCATCAGCAGGCTGATGGCCAGCGCCCCGCAGAGCTTCAGCCGGCCCGTGGAGCGCAACCAGGAGGTGATCCACACCCTGAGGGAGACCTACCTGGACTTGGGCGGAGATGAGAACAACGTAAGGGTGTGGCTTCAGAAGCTCCTGAGCCAGAACCCGTACATCCTACTGCGTCCCGCCGAGGCCTGGAGGGACAGCCTGGGCTTCCTCTGGGACCAGGGCTTTAGCACCGAGGAGCTCCTCAGCCTGGTCTCCAGCCTCAGGGCCTCCATCTCTGAGCTAGAACCCCAGGCCATGCTCCAGGCCCTCACCTACATCCAGGCCGCCCTGGACTGCTCCAAAGAAGAACTCAAGCACATCCTCCTTCGTTGCCCCGCCCTTTTGTACTACGCCCCGCCCACGCTGATGGAGCGCTTCCAGGGCCTCATGGACGTGGGCGTGACCATGGAGCAGGTGAAGGCATCCCCGAACGTCCTGGAGCTCACTCCGCAGATCGTTCTCTATCGCATCCACAAGTTGGCCTCCTACGGGTACGACGTACGCTCTGGATCTTTGGACGTGATCGTAGGAACCAAGAAGGACTTTGAGACGAGCTACGACAAACTGAGCCTGAGGCAGCAGAGGCCGCTCTTTAACCCCGTAGCTCCACTCCGATCTGCAGAAGAAGAATGA
- the LOC114465974 gene encoding troponin T, cardiac muscle isoforms: MSDCEDILEEYEPEEEEEEEEEEEAEEEEVIEEEEEKKKEEENEHEGESKPRHKTTYVPNISPPKLPEGEKVDFDDLHRKRLEKDFNDLQTLIEVHFSTRQKEEEELIALRTRIERRRSDRAEQQRVRAEEERERQARVAEERVRREEEAAKLRAEEEAKKKKIFSNKSFGGYLQKADQKKGKKLTAREEKKKALMERRKQLNIEHLNQDKLAEKAQDLWRWLHQLHADKFELAEKLKRQKYEIYVLRNRVSDHQRGSKASKSSRGAKAKSGSWK; the protein is encoded by the coding sequence ATGTCAGACTGTGAGGACATTTTGGAGGAGTACGAGccggaggaggaagaggaagaggaggaggaggaggaggcggaagaagaggaggtgattgaggaggaagaggagaagaagaaggaggaggagaacgAGCATGAAGGAGAGTCCAAACCACGGCACAAAACCACCTACGTGCCCAACATCTCCCCCCCAAAGCTGCCCGAGGGCGAGAAGGTGGACTTTGACGACCTCCACCGTAAGAGGCTGGAGAAGGACTTCAACGACCTGCAGACGCTGATCGAGGTGCACTTCTCCACCCgccagaaggaggaggaggagctaatTGCTCTGCGCACGCGCATCGAGCGCCGCCGCTCCGACCGCGCTGAGCAGCAGCGGGTCCGCGCCGAGGAGGAGCGCGAGCGGCAGGCGCGCGTAGCCGAGGAGCGGGTAAGGCGCGAGGAGGAGGCGGCCAAGCTGCGAGCTGAGGAGGAggccaagaagaagaagatcttCTCCAACAAGTCGTTCGGTGGCTACCTGCAGAAGGCCGACCAGAAGAAGGGCAAGAAGCTGACGGCGCgcgaggagaagaagaaagccCTGATGGAGCGACGCAAGCAGCTCAACATCGAGCACCTGAACCAGGACAAGCTGGCGGAGAAGgcccaggacctgtggaggtgGCTCCACCAGCTCCACGCAGACAAGTTTGAGCTGGCCGAGAAGCTCAAGAGGCAGAAGTACGAGATCTACGTGCTCAGGAACCGCGTCAGCGACCACCAGAGGGGCTCCAAGGCCTCCAAAAGCTCCAGGGGGGCCAAGGCCAAGTCTGGCTCCTGGAAGTGA